A stretch of Candidatus Methylomirabilota bacterium DNA encodes these proteins:
- a CDS encoding branched-chain amino acid ABC transporter permease: protein MKFSLLVSQLLNGLATGMLYALMGIGLSIITGVLNIPNFAHGALFALGAYLLYSVIQLVGSFWLALLLAPLGVGLLGILIELGGIRPLYKAGHDYQLLLTFGLSLIVTEGIIIVWSPVGMSQLPPPLLRGGVDLGITFYPKYRLFVMVAAALLVFGAWLFLEKTRYGAIMRAGIEDKEMVTLLGIDVHRLFTAAFALGCVLAGVAGALTAPIRGLNPLMGVDMLGIAFVVVALAGLGNLLGSIVSGVLVGVAQSLVALYWPEASVAVIFAVMAAVLLVRPQGLFGIR, encoded by the coding sequence GTGAAGTTCTCGCTCCTGGTGAGTCAGCTGCTGAACGGGCTCGCCACCGGGATGCTCTATGCCCTCATGGGCATCGGGCTGTCCATCATCACGGGCGTGCTGAACATTCCCAACTTCGCCCACGGCGCCCTCTTCGCCCTGGGCGCCTACCTCCTCTACTCCGTGATCCAGCTCGTCGGCAGCTTCTGGCTCGCCCTGCTGCTGGCGCCGCTCGGCGTGGGCCTTCTGGGGATCCTGATCGAGCTCGGCGGCATCCGGCCGCTCTACAAGGCGGGACACGACTACCAGCTGCTCCTCACCTTCGGCCTGTCGCTGATCGTGACCGAGGGCATCATCATTGTCTGGAGCCCCGTCGGCATGAGTCAGCTTCCGCCCCCGCTCCTGCGCGGGGGCGTCGATCTCGGCATCACCTTCTACCCCAAGTACCGCCTGTTCGTGATGGTGGCGGCGGCGCTCCTCGTGTTCGGCGCCTGGCTCTTTCTCGAGAAGACGCGCTATGGAGCGATCATGCGCGCGGGCATCGAGGACAAGGAGATGGTCACCCTCCTCGGCATCGACGTCCACCGCCTCTTCACCGCCGCCTTCGCGCTGGGCTGCGTGCTGGCCGGCGTGGCCGGGGCCTTGACCGCTCCCATCCGCGGGCTCAATCCGCTGATGGGGGTGGACATGCTCGGCATCGCCTTCGTCGTCGTCGCGCTGGCGGGGCTGGGGAACCTCCTCGGCTCCATCGTGTCGGGCGTGCTCGTGGGAGTGGCGCAGAGCCTGGTCGCGCTCTACTGGCCGGAAGCCTCGGTGGCCGTGATCTTCGCCGTCATGGCCGCCGTCCTTCTCGTCCGCCCCCAGGGACTGTTCGGCATCCGATGA
- a CDS encoding ABC transporter ATP-binding protein produces MSLVRTERLTKAFGALTAVDGVSIEVQEGSLHSVIGPNGAGKTTFFNLLTGQLVPTSGRIVFDGRDIAGTPPHHIARLGIARSFQRTSIFPALTIADNVWLAAFARQESWRGLAWRRADGYPALADRARAVLAEVGLAGKADQPARAISHGEQRQLELAIALAATPRLLLLDEPAAGLSPDETQKMVALVRALKGRYTIVLIEHKIDVVMTMSDRISVMHFGSVIAEGTPTEIQRNAEVRRAYLGGVP; encoded by the coding sequence ATGTCTCTGGTTAGGACCGAGCGGCTCACCAAGGCGTTCGGTGCCCTGACCGCCGTCGACGGGGTCAGCATCGAGGTCCAGGAGGGATCGCTCCATTCGGTGATCGGGCCCAACGGGGCCGGGAAGACCACCTTCTTCAATCTCCTGACCGGTCAGCTCGTGCCCACCTCGGGGCGGATCGTCTTCGACGGCCGTGACATCGCGGGCACGCCGCCGCATCATATCGCGCGCCTCGGCATCGCCCGCTCCTTCCAGCGCACGAGCATCTTTCCCGCCCTCACCATCGCGGACAATGTGTGGCTGGCTGCCTTCGCCCGGCAGGAATCGTGGCGCGGCCTGGCGTGGCGCCGCGCCGACGGCTACCCCGCGCTCGCCGACCGCGCCCGTGCGGTGCTGGCCGAGGTGGGGCTGGCCGGGAAGGCGGACCAGCCGGCGCGCGCGATCTCCCACGGTGAGCAGCGTCAGCTCGAGCTGGCCATCGCGCTGGCCGCGACGCCGCGGCTCCTGTTACTGGACGAGCCGGCGGCGGGCTTGTCCCCGGACGAGACCCAGAAGATGGTCGCGCTCGTGCGCGCGCTCAAGGGGCGCTATACCATCGTGCTCATCGAGCACAAGATCGACGTCGTCATGACCATGTCCGACCGGATCTCCGTCATGCACTTCGGCAGCGTGATCGCGGAGGGTACGCCCACCGAGATCCAGCGGAACGCCGAGGTCCGGCGGGCCTACCTGGGTGGCGTCCCGTGA
- a CDS encoding branched-chain amino acid ABC transporter permease, translated as MSGLKEARIWLTILAAVVLLPVVVRHAIATEIWIFAIFGLGLNLLLGYTGLLSFGQATFFGSAGYVAGYLLKHYGVGVPLVLAVGIAVGALTAAVVGYLCVQRADLYFIMLTFALNQMFYFTAYQWTSVTGGEDGMPGIPRPDVFGLDIHGPLAYYALVAVLFLVALWVMKRIVESPLGKILQSIRENALRAEALGYDVARMKLAAFVIGGAFSGLAGVLYAMLFGIVPLEAIGFVFSGNVVFATLIGGSGSLYGPVIGAFVFIWLSESVSAMWARWPLLLGVAFVIVVLFFRGGVVEAWARFWAWRAARRAPTAMGADVSG; from the coding sequence ATGAGCGGCTTGAAGGAGGCGCGCATCTGGCTGACCATCCTCGCCGCGGTCGTCCTGCTCCCCGTCGTCGTCCGGCACGCCATCGCCACCGAGATCTGGATCTTCGCCATCTTCGGACTCGGCCTCAACCTGCTCCTGGGATACACGGGACTTCTGTCGTTCGGGCAGGCCACCTTCTTCGGCTCCGCCGGGTACGTCGCCGGCTACCTGCTCAAGCACTATGGGGTCGGCGTGCCCCTGGTCCTCGCCGTCGGCATCGCGGTAGGCGCCCTCACCGCGGCGGTGGTGGGCTATCTCTGCGTACAGCGCGCGGATCTCTATTTCATCATGCTGACGTTCGCGCTGAATCAGATGTTCTACTTCACGGCCTATCAATGGACCTCGGTGACGGGGGGCGAGGATGGTATGCCCGGCATCCCGCGCCCGGACGTCTTCGGGCTCGACATCCACGGGCCCCTCGCGTACTACGCCCTCGTCGCCGTCTTGTTCCTCGTTGCGCTCTGGGTCATGAAGCGCATCGTGGAGTCGCCCCTGGGGAAGATCCTCCAGTCCATTCGGGAGAACGCGCTGCGCGCGGAGGCCCTCGGGTACGACGTCGCCCGGATGAAGCTCGCCGCCTTCGTGATCGGCGGGGCCTTCTCGGGGCTGGCCGGCGTGCTCTACGCGATGCTCTTCGGCATCGTCCCCCTCGAGGCCATCGGCTTCGTCTTCTCCGGCAACGTGGTGTTCGCGACCCTGATCGGCGGCTCCGGCTCGCTGTACGGACCCGTGATCGGCGCGTTCGTGTTCATCTGGCTCTCGGAATCGGTGAGCGCGATGTGGGCCCGCTGGCCGCTCCTGCTGGGGGTGGCCTTCGTGATCGTGGTGCTGTTCTTCCGGGGCGGCGTGGTCGAGGCGTGGGCTCGCTTCTGGGCGTGGCGCGCCGCGCGGCGCGCCCCCACGGCGATGGGGGCCGATGTCTCTGGTTAG